In Candidatus Coatesbacteria bacterium, a genomic segment contains:
- a CDS encoding iron-sulfur cluster assembly scaffold protein: MPNYTDKVMDHFMNPRNVGTIDDADGIGRVGNPTCGDIMEMYIKVDEQGIITQCKFKTFGCGAAIATSSVTTELAVGLHIDEAEQLTRDRVAEALGGLPKLKMHCSNLATDALRAAIAHYHCRRKGECPELEKMDLGGECDHAHHAEAAADDDD, from the coding sequence ATGCCCAACTACACCGACAAGGTGATGGACCACTTCATGAACCCGCGCAACGTCGGCACCATCGACGACGCCGACGGCATCGGCCGCGTCGGCAACCCCACCTGCGGCGACATCATGGAGATGTATATCAAGGTCGACGAACAGGGGATCATCACCCAGTGCAAGTTTAAAACCTTCGGCTGCGGAGCGGCCATCGCCACCAGCTCGGTCACCACGGAGCTGGCCGTCGGCCTGCACATCGACGAGGCCGAACAGTTGACCCGGGACCGCGTCGCCGAAGCCCTGGGCGGGCTGCCCAAGCTGAAGATGCACTGCAGCAACCTGGCCACCGACGCCCTGCGCGCCGCCATCGCCCACTACCACTGCCGGCGCAAGGGTGAGTGCCCGGAACTCGAGAAGATGGACCTCGGCGGCGAGTGCGATCACGCCCACCACGCCGAGGCCGCCGCCGACGACGACGATTAA
- the gatD gene encoding Glu-tRNA(Gln) amidotransferase subunit GatD, with product MSQPTDPFKGYHGRARELLERLGARVWSDCTITTDTGEFSGIILPRSEQADDRHIVLKMITGYNIGIAVERINGIVEHDYKEAHYKIPEQEFPFDPVKPNVTLLGTGGTIASRLDYRTGAVIPAFSPGELYGACPELADICNLETKKLFGVFSENMGPEQYMITAREIAEQIEQGVAGIIIGHGTDTLHHTSAALSFMLQDLPVPVVLVGSQRSSDRPSSDAAFNLQCAAQSAAHGDVAEVVVCMFGPTSDRYNLLHRGTRVRKMHSSYRSTFRTLGDTPLATVTPEAPPEALRPDYTQRDPERELKLHAVFDERVAIVYYYPNMQPDIIDSLVDNGYRGIVIAGTGLGHVNKPLYEPLRRACEAGVQVYMTVQTLWGYAQMYVYDTGRDLMELGVVPLANMLPETAYIKLGWALGMSDDADEVRRLMLTPVNGEITEREQYNAYVVLQGGLPEVDEFLHDHWR from the coding sequence ATGAGCCAACCAACGGATCCTTTCAAGGGCTACCACGGCCGGGCCCGTGAATTGCTGGAGCGCCTGGGCGCCCGGGTCTGGAGCGACTGCACCATCACCACGGACACCGGCGAGTTCTCCGGTATCATCCTTCCCCGCTCCGAACAGGCCGACGACCGCCACATCGTGCTCAAGATGATCACCGGCTACAACATCGGCATCGCCGTCGAGCGGATCAATGGCATCGTCGAGCACGACTACAAAGAGGCCCATTACAAGATCCCGGAGCAGGAATTCCCCTTCGATCCGGTCAAACCCAACGTGACCCTGCTGGGGACGGGGGGCACCATCGCCAGCCGGCTGGACTATCGCACGGGAGCGGTCATCCCGGCCTTCAGCCCCGGCGAGCTATACGGCGCCTGTCCCGAGTTGGCGGACATCTGCAACCTGGAGACCAAGAAGCTTTTCGGTGTTTTCAGTGAGAACATGGGTCCGGAGCAGTACATGATCACGGCCCGGGAGATCGCCGAACAGATCGAGCAGGGGGTGGCCGGGATCATCATCGGCCACGGCACCGACACCCTGCATCACACCTCGGCGGCGCTGTCGTTCATGCTGCAGGACCTGCCCGTTCCCGTGGTGTTGGTGGGCAGCCAGCGCTCCAGTGATCGCCCGTCCTCGGACGCGGCCTTCAACCTGCAGTGCGCGGCCCAGTCGGCGGCCCACGGCGATGTTGCCGAGGTCGTCGTCTGCATGTTCGGTCCGACCTCGGACCGTTACAATCTGCTACACCGCGGTACCCGGGTGCGCAAGATGCACAGCTCGTACCGCAGCACGTTCCGCACCCTGGGCGACACCCCCCTGGCCACGGTAACGCCGGAGGCACCGCCGGAGGCGCTGCGACCGGACTACACCCAGCGCGATCCCGAACGTGAGCTCAAGCTTCACGCCGTCTTCGACGAGCGCGTGGCCATCGTCTACTATTACCCCAACATGCAGCCGGACATCATCGACAGCCTGGTGGACAACGGCTATCGGGGGATCGTCATCGCCGGCACCGGGCTGGGCCACGTCAACAAGCCGCTCTACGAGCCCCTGCGGCGGGCCTGCGAAGCCGGGGTCCAGGTTTACATGACCGTTCAGACCCTCTGGGGCTACGCCCAGATGTACGTCTACGACACCGGTCGCGATCTGATGGAGCTCGGCGTCGTTCCGCTGGCCAACATGCTGCCCGAGACGGCCTACATCAAGCTCGGCTGGGCTCTGGGGATGAGCGATGACGCCGACGAGGTCCGCCGGCTGATGCTGACCCCGGTCAACGGCGAGATCACCGAGCGCGAGCAGTACAACGCCTACGTCGTACTACAGGGCGGCCTGCCCGAGGTCGACGAGTTCCTCCACGACCACTGGCGCTGA
- a CDS encoding decaprenyl-phosphate phosphoribosyltransferase, which produces MRLVIGLFKLMRPKQWLKNVILFAGVVFGELFTIPSALLTSLAGFGVFCMLSGAVYALNDSVDAEKDRLHPEKRRRPIAAGDVPRPLGYVWSIVLAGVGLYLAWTINLNFAVVGAVYLTLNLAYSFWAKGVVILDVFLIAVGFVLRAIAGVEALVALPYAPPDFAPSSWFLLVTLFLALFLGLEKRRAEINSLKDGAAGHRKTLDHYSPRLLDQMSAVVTTATVIAYSLYTMWPDTVAKFGTNALVYTVPIVLFGIFRYLYDVDKRNLGGNPSTILFKDAFLLVTVVVWVAAVVLILYFKPQV; this is translated from the coding sequence ATGCGACTCGTCATCGGGCTGTTCAAGCTGATGCGGCCCAAGCAGTGGCTCAAGAACGTCATCCTGTTCGCCGGGGTGGTCTTCGGTGAGCTGTTCACCATCCCCAGCGCCCTGTTGACGTCCCTGGCGGGCTTCGGTGTCTTCTGTATGCTGTCCGGCGCCGTCTACGCGCTGAACGATTCCGTCGACGCCGAGAAGGACCGCCTGCACCCGGAGAAGCGTCGGCGTCCCATCGCCGCCGGCGACGTCCCCCGCCCCCTGGGTTATGTCTGGTCCATCGTCCTGGCCGGCGTCGGCTTGTATCTGGCCTGGACGATCAACCTCAACTTCGCCGTCGTCGGCGCCGTCTACCTGACGCTCAACCTGGCTTACAGCTTCTGGGCCAAGGGCGTGGTCATCCTCGATGTCTTCCTGATCGCCGTCGGCTTCGTCCTGCGGGCCATCGCCGGTGTCGAGGCCTTGGTGGCCCTGCCTTACGCGCCGCCGGACTTCGCCCCCTCGAGCTGGTTCCTGCTGGTGACCCTCTTCCTGGCCCTGTTTCTGGGGCTGGAGAAGCGCCGCGCCGAGATCAACTCCCTCAAGGACGGCGCTGCGGGGCACCGCAAGACCCTCGACCACTACTCCCCCCGCCTGTTGGATCAGATGAGCGCCGTGGTGACCACGGCCACCGTCATCGCCTACAGCCTGTACACCATGTGGCCCGACACTGTGGCCAAGTTCGGTACCAACGCCCTGGTCTACACCGTGCCGATCGTGCTGTTCGGCATCTTCCGCTACCTGTATGATGTCGACAAGCGCAACCTGGGCGGTAACCCGTCGACGATCCTGTTCAAGGACGCCTTCCTGCTGGTGACCGTGGTGGTCTGGGTGGCCGCCGTGGTGCTGATCCTGTACTTCAAGCCCCAGGTCTGA